In Lineus longissimus chromosome 13, tnLinLong1.2, whole genome shotgun sequence, one genomic interval encodes:
- the LOC135497625 gene encoding cytoplasmic dynein 1 intermediate chain 2-like isoform X8, which translates to MSDRKKELERKKKQLQELREKKKKDAEEKKRMVDEAALRAPAAASAADPRSEMDQIFSEFGLPPTAEGGARAAPGSPAKSKSSTPSQGSQDSGDMPVPQPSPKMKAKLGIFKATQTNIPPKEMVSYSKETQTPTETHDKDVLTYDTGLHTDDDVDSLDVSVTPPAHLRGMPHVEAIKPAQAEEKEEKKEEKIEVRELSEEEKRSIMMTEEFQSFVTRSTNVIERALAEDIDFLVDYAGGDGEDLESDLQAGEKLKLGRQFFDERWSKHRTVTCMDWSTQHPELLVASYNNNEESPHEPDGVALIWNIKFKKTTPEYIFHCQSAVMSTCFAKFHPNLVVGGTYSGQIVLWDNRSNKRTPVQRTPLSAAAHTHPVYCVNVVGTQNAHNLISVSTDGKMCSWSLDMLSQPQDSIELQHKQTKSVAATCFSFLSGDVNNFVVGSEEGAVYTACRHGSKAGISDMFEGHQGPVTGIDCHNVQGQIDFSQHFLTSSFDWTVKLWSMKDQKALYSFEDNSDYVYDVCWSPIHPAVFASVDGMGRLDIWNLNNETEVPTTSTYVEGNTALNRCRWHQSGHQIAVGDDMGKIHIYDLNEHIASPKVDEWTKFAQTLQEIRNNAADRDEDSQNITSPLR; encoded by the exons ATGTCTGACAGAAAAAAAGAGCTTGAGCGTAAGAAGAAACAGCTGCAGGAGCTTcgagaaaagaagaaaaaagatgcTGAGGAAAAGAAAcgaatg GTCGATGAGGCAGCTCTGCGTGCCCCTGCTGCAGCCTCAGCGGCCGACCCAAGGTCAGAAATGGATCAGATCTTCAGTGAATTCGGTCTTCCTCCAACAG CTGAAGGTGGCGCCAGAGCAGCCCCTGGTTCACCGGCTAAAAGCAAGTCCAGTACTCCGAGTCAAGGCAGTCAGGACTCGGGAGATATGCCCGTTCCGCAGCCGAG TCCCAAGATGAaggcaaagttaggaattttCAAAGCGACACAGACAAACATTCCTCCCAAGGAGATGGTCTCGTACAGCAAGGAGACACAAACACCAACAGAAACACATGACAAAGATG TTCTGACCTACGATACTGGACTCCACACAGATGACGACGTCGACAGCCTCGATGTGAGCGTGACGCCGCCGGCACACCTGCGCGGAATGCCGCACGTTGAAGCCATCAAGCCGGCGCAGGCGGAAGAAAAAGAGGAGAAGAAGGAAGAGAAAATTGAAG TCCGTGAACTTAGCGAGGAAGAGAAGCGTAGTATCATGATGACAGAGGAGTTTCAGTCGTTCGTCACGCGGTCGACCAATGTGATTGAGCGAGCTTTAGCCGAGGACATTGACTTCCTGGTTGACTATGCTGGTGGGGACGGCGAAGACTTGGAATC TGATCTTCAGGCTGGTGAAAAGCTGAAACTCGGCCGCCAGTTCTTCGATGAAAGATGGTCAAAACACCGCACTGTGACCTGCATGGATTGGTCGACTCAGCATCCCGAGCTCCTCGTTGCGTCGTATAATAACAATGAGGAATCTCCCCATGAGCCGGACGGTGTCGCCCTCATCTGGAACATCAAGTTCAAGAAGACCACTCCGGAATATATCTTCCATTGTCAG TCGGCAGTGATGTCAACATGCTTTGCCAAGTTCCATCCAAACCTGGTGGTCGGCGGAACTTACTCTGGTCAGATAGTACTGTGGGATAACAGGAGTAATAAGCGTACGCCCGTACAGAGGACGCCACTCTCTGCAGCAGCTCATACG CATCCTGTATACTGTGTAAATGTGGTTGGTACCCAGAATGCCCACAACCTGATCAGCGTCTCCACTGATGGGAAAATGTGCTCATGGAGTCTGGACATGCTGTCTCAACCTCAG GACAGTATCGAGCTACAACACAAACAAACCAAGTCTGTGGCTGCAACTTGCTTCTCATTCTTGAGTGGTGACGTCAATAACTTTGTGGTCGGGAGTGAGGAAGGTGCTGTTTATACTGCCTGTAGGCACGGAAG CAAAGCAGGCATCAGTGATATGTTTGAAGGTCACCAGGGCCCAGTGACCGGGATTGACTGCCATAACGTACAGGGACAGATTGATTTCTCACAGCATTTCTTGACGTCGTCGTTTGATTGGACAGTGAAACTATGGAGCATGAAG GATCAGAAAGCCTTATATTCATTTGAAGACAACAGTGATTACGTTTACGATGTGTGCTGGTCACCTATTCACCCGGCGGTGTTTGCAAGTGTGGATGGCATGGGCCGATTGGATATATGGAATCTCAATAACGAGACAGAG GTTCCAACCACTAGTACTTACGTTGAGGGTAACACTGCACTGAACAGATGTCGCTGGCACCAGAGTGGACACCAGATCGCTGTTGGAGATGACATGGGAAAGATCCATATTTATGATCTAAATGAG CATATCGCCTCCCCCAAGGTTGATGAGTGGACCAAGTTTGCACAGACCTTGCAAGAGATTCGGAATAACGCTGCAGACCGCGATGAGGACTCTCAAAATATTACTTCACCCCTTCGATAG
- the LOC135497625 gene encoding cytoplasmic dynein 1 intermediate chain 2-like isoform X5 encodes MSDRKKELERKKKQLQELREKKKKDAEEKKRMVDEAALRAPAAASAADPRSEMDQIFSEFGLPPTAEGGARAAPGSPAKSKSSTPSQGSQDSGDMPVPQPSPKMKAKLGIFKATQTNIPPKEMVSYSKETQTPTETHDKDAGSLYGSPRHGTTGSPRFYHEHLEWDDEFLTEGNLYVLTYDTGLHTDDDVDSLDVSVTPPAHLRGMPHVEAIKPAQAEEKEEKKEEKIEVRELSEEEKRSIMMTEEFQSFVTRSTNVIERALAEDIDFLVDYAGGDGEDLESDLQAGEKLKLGRQFFDERWSKHRTVTCMDWSTQHPELLVASYNNNEESPHEPDGVALIWNIKFKKTTPEYIFHCQSAVMSTCFAKFHPNLVVGGTYSGQIVLWDNRSNKRTPVQRTPLSAAAHTHPVYCVNVVGTQNAHNLISVSTDGKMCSWSLDMLSQPQDSIELQHKQTKSVAATCFSFLSGDVNNFVVGSEEGAVYTACRHGSKAGISDMFEGHQGPVTGIDCHNVQGQIDFSQHFLTSSFDWTVKLWSMKDQKALYSFEDNSDYVYDVCWSPIHPAVFASVDGMGRLDIWNLNNETEVPTTSTYVEGNTALNRCRWHQSGHQIAVGDDMGKIHIYDLNEHIASPKVDEWTKFAQTLQEIRNNAADRDEDSQNITSPLR; translated from the exons ATGTCTGACAGAAAAAAAGAGCTTGAGCGTAAGAAGAAACAGCTGCAGGAGCTTcgagaaaagaagaaaaaagatgcTGAGGAAAAGAAAcgaatg GTCGATGAGGCAGCTCTGCGTGCCCCTGCTGCAGCCTCAGCGGCCGACCCAAGGTCAGAAATGGATCAGATCTTCAGTGAATTCGGTCTTCCTCCAACAG CTGAAGGTGGCGCCAGAGCAGCCCCTGGTTCACCGGCTAAAAGCAAGTCCAGTACTCCGAGTCAAGGCAGTCAGGACTCGGGAGATATGCCCGTTCCGCAGCCGAG TCCCAAGATGAaggcaaagttaggaattttCAAAGCGACACAGACAAACATTCCTCCCAAGGAGATGGTCTCGTACAGCAAGGAGACACAAACACCAACAGAAACACATGACAAAGATG CGGGTTCACTTTATGGGTCGCCAAGACACGGCACCACCGGTTCCCCGAGATTTTATCACGAACATCTGGAATGGGATGACGAATTTTTGACCGAAG GCAACCTCTATG TTCTGACCTACGATACTGGACTCCACACAGATGACGACGTCGACAGCCTCGATGTGAGCGTGACGCCGCCGGCACACCTGCGCGGAATGCCGCACGTTGAAGCCATCAAGCCGGCGCAGGCGGAAGAAAAAGAGGAGAAGAAGGAAGAGAAAATTGAAG TCCGTGAACTTAGCGAGGAAGAGAAGCGTAGTATCATGATGACAGAGGAGTTTCAGTCGTTCGTCACGCGGTCGACCAATGTGATTGAGCGAGCTTTAGCCGAGGACATTGACTTCCTGGTTGACTATGCTGGTGGGGACGGCGAAGACTTGGAATC TGATCTTCAGGCTGGTGAAAAGCTGAAACTCGGCCGCCAGTTCTTCGATGAAAGATGGTCAAAACACCGCACTGTGACCTGCATGGATTGGTCGACTCAGCATCCCGAGCTCCTCGTTGCGTCGTATAATAACAATGAGGAATCTCCCCATGAGCCGGACGGTGTCGCCCTCATCTGGAACATCAAGTTCAAGAAGACCACTCCGGAATATATCTTCCATTGTCAG TCGGCAGTGATGTCAACATGCTTTGCCAAGTTCCATCCAAACCTGGTGGTCGGCGGAACTTACTCTGGTCAGATAGTACTGTGGGATAACAGGAGTAATAAGCGTACGCCCGTACAGAGGACGCCACTCTCTGCAGCAGCTCATACG CATCCTGTATACTGTGTAAATGTGGTTGGTACCCAGAATGCCCACAACCTGATCAGCGTCTCCACTGATGGGAAAATGTGCTCATGGAGTCTGGACATGCTGTCTCAACCTCAG GACAGTATCGAGCTACAACACAAACAAACCAAGTCTGTGGCTGCAACTTGCTTCTCATTCTTGAGTGGTGACGTCAATAACTTTGTGGTCGGGAGTGAGGAAGGTGCTGTTTATACTGCCTGTAGGCACGGAAG CAAAGCAGGCATCAGTGATATGTTTGAAGGTCACCAGGGCCCAGTGACCGGGATTGACTGCCATAACGTACAGGGACAGATTGATTTCTCACAGCATTTCTTGACGTCGTCGTTTGATTGGACAGTGAAACTATGGAGCATGAAG GATCAGAAAGCCTTATATTCATTTGAAGACAACAGTGATTACGTTTACGATGTGTGCTGGTCACCTATTCACCCGGCGGTGTTTGCAAGTGTGGATGGCATGGGCCGATTGGATATATGGAATCTCAATAACGAGACAGAG GTTCCAACCACTAGTACTTACGTTGAGGGTAACACTGCACTGAACAGATGTCGCTGGCACCAGAGTGGACACCAGATCGCTGTTGGAGATGACATGGGAAAGATCCATATTTATGATCTAAATGAG CATATCGCCTCCCCCAAGGTTGATGAGTGGACCAAGTTTGCACAGACCTTGCAAGAGATTCGGAATAACGCTGCAGACCGCGATGAGGACTCTCAAAATATTACTTCACCCCTTCGATAG
- the LOC135497625 gene encoding cytoplasmic dynein 1 intermediate chain 2-like isoform X7 yields the protein MSDRKKELERKKKQLQELREKKKKDAEEKKRMVDEAALRAPAAASAADPRSEMDQIFSEFGLPPTAEGGARAAPGSPAKSKSSTPSQGSQDSGDMPVPQPSPKMKAKLGIFKATQTNIPPKEMVSYSKETQTPTETHDKDGNLYGTVLTYDTGLHTDDDVDSLDVSVTPPAHLRGMPHVEAIKPAQAEEKEEKKEEKIEVRELSEEEKRSIMMTEEFQSFVTRSTNVIERALAEDIDFLVDYAGGDGEDLESDLQAGEKLKLGRQFFDERWSKHRTVTCMDWSTQHPELLVASYNNNEESPHEPDGVALIWNIKFKKTTPEYIFHCQSAVMSTCFAKFHPNLVVGGTYSGQIVLWDNRSNKRTPVQRTPLSAAAHTHPVYCVNVVGTQNAHNLISVSTDGKMCSWSLDMLSQPQDSIELQHKQTKSVAATCFSFLSGDVNNFVVGSEEGAVYTACRHGSKAGISDMFEGHQGPVTGIDCHNVQGQIDFSQHFLTSSFDWTVKLWSMKDQKALYSFEDNSDYVYDVCWSPIHPAVFASVDGMGRLDIWNLNNETEVPTTSTYVEGNTALNRCRWHQSGHQIAVGDDMGKIHIYDLNEHIASPKVDEWTKFAQTLQEIRNNAADRDEDSQNITSPLR from the exons ATGTCTGACAGAAAAAAAGAGCTTGAGCGTAAGAAGAAACAGCTGCAGGAGCTTcgagaaaagaagaaaaaagatgcTGAGGAAAAGAAAcgaatg GTCGATGAGGCAGCTCTGCGTGCCCCTGCTGCAGCCTCAGCGGCCGACCCAAGGTCAGAAATGGATCAGATCTTCAGTGAATTCGGTCTTCCTCCAACAG CTGAAGGTGGCGCCAGAGCAGCCCCTGGTTCACCGGCTAAAAGCAAGTCCAGTACTCCGAGTCAAGGCAGTCAGGACTCGGGAGATATGCCCGTTCCGCAGCCGAG TCCCAAGATGAaggcaaagttaggaattttCAAAGCGACACAGACAAACATTCCTCCCAAGGAGATGGTCTCGTACAGCAAGGAGACACAAACACCAACAGAAACACATGACAAAGATG GCAACCTCTATGGTACTG TTCTGACCTACGATACTGGACTCCACACAGATGACGACGTCGACAGCCTCGATGTGAGCGTGACGCCGCCGGCACACCTGCGCGGAATGCCGCACGTTGAAGCCATCAAGCCGGCGCAGGCGGAAGAAAAAGAGGAGAAGAAGGAAGAGAAAATTGAAG TCCGTGAACTTAGCGAGGAAGAGAAGCGTAGTATCATGATGACAGAGGAGTTTCAGTCGTTCGTCACGCGGTCGACCAATGTGATTGAGCGAGCTTTAGCCGAGGACATTGACTTCCTGGTTGACTATGCTGGTGGGGACGGCGAAGACTTGGAATC TGATCTTCAGGCTGGTGAAAAGCTGAAACTCGGCCGCCAGTTCTTCGATGAAAGATGGTCAAAACACCGCACTGTGACCTGCATGGATTGGTCGACTCAGCATCCCGAGCTCCTCGTTGCGTCGTATAATAACAATGAGGAATCTCCCCATGAGCCGGACGGTGTCGCCCTCATCTGGAACATCAAGTTCAAGAAGACCACTCCGGAATATATCTTCCATTGTCAG TCGGCAGTGATGTCAACATGCTTTGCCAAGTTCCATCCAAACCTGGTGGTCGGCGGAACTTACTCTGGTCAGATAGTACTGTGGGATAACAGGAGTAATAAGCGTACGCCCGTACAGAGGACGCCACTCTCTGCAGCAGCTCATACG CATCCTGTATACTGTGTAAATGTGGTTGGTACCCAGAATGCCCACAACCTGATCAGCGTCTCCACTGATGGGAAAATGTGCTCATGGAGTCTGGACATGCTGTCTCAACCTCAG GACAGTATCGAGCTACAACACAAACAAACCAAGTCTGTGGCTGCAACTTGCTTCTCATTCTTGAGTGGTGACGTCAATAACTTTGTGGTCGGGAGTGAGGAAGGTGCTGTTTATACTGCCTGTAGGCACGGAAG CAAAGCAGGCATCAGTGATATGTTTGAAGGTCACCAGGGCCCAGTGACCGGGATTGACTGCCATAACGTACAGGGACAGATTGATTTCTCACAGCATTTCTTGACGTCGTCGTTTGATTGGACAGTGAAACTATGGAGCATGAAG GATCAGAAAGCCTTATATTCATTTGAAGACAACAGTGATTACGTTTACGATGTGTGCTGGTCACCTATTCACCCGGCGGTGTTTGCAAGTGTGGATGGCATGGGCCGATTGGATATATGGAATCTCAATAACGAGACAGAG GTTCCAACCACTAGTACTTACGTTGAGGGTAACACTGCACTGAACAGATGTCGCTGGCACCAGAGTGGACACCAGATCGCTGTTGGAGATGACATGGGAAAGATCCATATTTATGATCTAAATGAG CATATCGCCTCCCCCAAGGTTGATGAGTGGACCAAGTTTGCACAGACCTTGCAAGAGATTCGGAATAACGCTGCAGACCGCGATGAGGACTCTCAAAATATTACTTCACCCCTTCGATAG
- the LOC135497625 gene encoding cytoplasmic dynein 1 intermediate chain 2-like isoform X9: MSDRKKELERKKKQLQELREKKKKDAEEKKRMVDEAALRAPAAASAADPRSEMDQIFSEFGLPPTAEGGARAAPGSPAKSKSSTPSQGSQDSGDMPVPQPSPKMKAKLGIFKATQTNIPPKEMVSYSKETQTPTETHDKDDDDVDSLDVSVTPPAHLRGMPHVEAIKPAQAEEKEEKKEEKIEVRELSEEEKRSIMMTEEFQSFVTRSTNVIERALAEDIDFLVDYAGGDGEDLESDLQAGEKLKLGRQFFDERWSKHRTVTCMDWSTQHPELLVASYNNNEESPHEPDGVALIWNIKFKKTTPEYIFHCQSAVMSTCFAKFHPNLVVGGTYSGQIVLWDNRSNKRTPVQRTPLSAAAHTHPVYCVNVVGTQNAHNLISVSTDGKMCSWSLDMLSQPQDSIELQHKQTKSVAATCFSFLSGDVNNFVVGSEEGAVYTACRHGSKAGISDMFEGHQGPVTGIDCHNVQGQIDFSQHFLTSSFDWTVKLWSMKDQKALYSFEDNSDYVYDVCWSPIHPAVFASVDGMGRLDIWNLNNETEVPTTSTYVEGNTALNRCRWHQSGHQIAVGDDMGKIHIYDLNEHIASPKVDEWTKFAQTLQEIRNNAADRDEDSQNITSPLR, encoded by the exons ATGTCTGACAGAAAAAAAGAGCTTGAGCGTAAGAAGAAACAGCTGCAGGAGCTTcgagaaaagaagaaaaaagatgcTGAGGAAAAGAAAcgaatg GTCGATGAGGCAGCTCTGCGTGCCCCTGCTGCAGCCTCAGCGGCCGACCCAAGGTCAGAAATGGATCAGATCTTCAGTGAATTCGGTCTTCCTCCAACAG CTGAAGGTGGCGCCAGAGCAGCCCCTGGTTCACCGGCTAAAAGCAAGTCCAGTACTCCGAGTCAAGGCAGTCAGGACTCGGGAGATATGCCCGTTCCGCAGCCGAG TCCCAAGATGAaggcaaagttaggaattttCAAAGCGACACAGACAAACATTCCTCCCAAGGAGATGGTCTCGTACAGCAAGGAGACACAAACACCAACAGAAACACATGACAAAGATG ATGACGACGTCGACAGCCTCGATGTGAGCGTGACGCCGCCGGCACACCTGCGCGGAATGCCGCACGTTGAAGCCATCAAGCCGGCGCAGGCGGAAGAAAAAGAGGAGAAGAAGGAAGAGAAAATTGAAG TCCGTGAACTTAGCGAGGAAGAGAAGCGTAGTATCATGATGACAGAGGAGTTTCAGTCGTTCGTCACGCGGTCGACCAATGTGATTGAGCGAGCTTTAGCCGAGGACATTGACTTCCTGGTTGACTATGCTGGTGGGGACGGCGAAGACTTGGAATC TGATCTTCAGGCTGGTGAAAAGCTGAAACTCGGCCGCCAGTTCTTCGATGAAAGATGGTCAAAACACCGCACTGTGACCTGCATGGATTGGTCGACTCAGCATCCCGAGCTCCTCGTTGCGTCGTATAATAACAATGAGGAATCTCCCCATGAGCCGGACGGTGTCGCCCTCATCTGGAACATCAAGTTCAAGAAGACCACTCCGGAATATATCTTCCATTGTCAG TCGGCAGTGATGTCAACATGCTTTGCCAAGTTCCATCCAAACCTGGTGGTCGGCGGAACTTACTCTGGTCAGATAGTACTGTGGGATAACAGGAGTAATAAGCGTACGCCCGTACAGAGGACGCCACTCTCTGCAGCAGCTCATACG CATCCTGTATACTGTGTAAATGTGGTTGGTACCCAGAATGCCCACAACCTGATCAGCGTCTCCACTGATGGGAAAATGTGCTCATGGAGTCTGGACATGCTGTCTCAACCTCAG GACAGTATCGAGCTACAACACAAACAAACCAAGTCTGTGGCTGCAACTTGCTTCTCATTCTTGAGTGGTGACGTCAATAACTTTGTGGTCGGGAGTGAGGAAGGTGCTGTTTATACTGCCTGTAGGCACGGAAG CAAAGCAGGCATCAGTGATATGTTTGAAGGTCACCAGGGCCCAGTGACCGGGATTGACTGCCATAACGTACAGGGACAGATTGATTTCTCACAGCATTTCTTGACGTCGTCGTTTGATTGGACAGTGAAACTATGGAGCATGAAG GATCAGAAAGCCTTATATTCATTTGAAGACAACAGTGATTACGTTTACGATGTGTGCTGGTCACCTATTCACCCGGCGGTGTTTGCAAGTGTGGATGGCATGGGCCGATTGGATATATGGAATCTCAATAACGAGACAGAG GTTCCAACCACTAGTACTTACGTTGAGGGTAACACTGCACTGAACAGATGTCGCTGGCACCAGAGTGGACACCAGATCGCTGTTGGAGATGACATGGGAAAGATCCATATTTATGATCTAAATGAG CATATCGCCTCCCCCAAGGTTGATGAGTGGACCAAGTTTGCACAGACCTTGCAAGAGATTCGGAATAACGCTGCAGACCGCGATGAGGACTCTCAAAATATTACTTCACCCCTTCGATAG
- the LOC135497625 gene encoding cytoplasmic dynein 1 intermediate chain 1-like isoform X2 has protein sequence MSDRKKELERKKKQLQELREKKKKDAEEKKRMVDEAALRAPAAASAADPRSEMDQIFSEFGLPPTAEGGARAAPGSPAKSKSSTPSQGSQDSGDMPVPQPSPKMKAKLGIFKATQTNIPPKEMVSYSKETQTPTETHDKDARSWDYYDDLHSWHDSLTSVSCSGSLYGSPRHGTTGSPRFYHEHLEWDDEFLTEVLTYDTGLHTDDDVDSLDVSVTPPAHLRGMPHVEAIKPAQAEEKEEKKEEKIEVRELSEEEKRSIMMTEEFQSFVTRSTNVIERALAEDIDFLVDYAGGDGEDLESDLQAGEKLKLGRQFFDERWSKHRTVTCMDWSTQHPELLVASYNNNEESPHEPDGVALIWNIKFKKTTPEYIFHCQSAVMSTCFAKFHPNLVVGGTYSGQIVLWDNRSNKRTPVQRTPLSAAAHTHPVYCVNVVGTQNAHNLISVSTDGKMCSWSLDMLSQPQDSIELQHKQTKSVAATCFSFLSGDVNNFVVGSEEGAVYTACRHGSKAGISDMFEGHQGPVTGIDCHNVQGQIDFSQHFLTSSFDWTVKLWSMKDQKALYSFEDNSDYVYDVCWSPIHPAVFASVDGMGRLDIWNLNNETEVPTTSTYVEGNTALNRCRWHQSGHQIAVGDDMGKIHIYDLNEHIASPKVDEWTKFAQTLQEIRNNAADRDEDSQNITSPLR, from the exons ATGTCTGACAGAAAAAAAGAGCTTGAGCGTAAGAAGAAACAGCTGCAGGAGCTTcgagaaaagaagaaaaaagatgcTGAGGAAAAGAAAcgaatg GTCGATGAGGCAGCTCTGCGTGCCCCTGCTGCAGCCTCAGCGGCCGACCCAAGGTCAGAAATGGATCAGATCTTCAGTGAATTCGGTCTTCCTCCAACAG CTGAAGGTGGCGCCAGAGCAGCCCCTGGTTCACCGGCTAAAAGCAAGTCCAGTACTCCGAGTCAAGGCAGTCAGGACTCGGGAGATATGCCCGTTCCGCAGCCGAG TCCCAAGATGAaggcaaagttaggaattttCAAAGCGACACAGACAAACATTCCTCCCAAGGAGATGGTCTCGTACAGCAAGGAGACACAAACACCAACAGAAACACATGACAAAGATG CACGCTCCTGGGACTATTACG ACGATTTACACTCTTGGCACGACTCTCTCACCAGTGTTTCATGCT CGGGTTCACTTTATGGGTCGCCAAGACACGGCACCACCGGTTCCCCGAGATTTTATCACGAACATCTGGAATGGGATGACGAATTTTTGACCGAAG TTCTGACCTACGATACTGGACTCCACACAGATGACGACGTCGACAGCCTCGATGTGAGCGTGACGCCGCCGGCACACCTGCGCGGAATGCCGCACGTTGAAGCCATCAAGCCGGCGCAGGCGGAAGAAAAAGAGGAGAAGAAGGAAGAGAAAATTGAAG TCCGTGAACTTAGCGAGGAAGAGAAGCGTAGTATCATGATGACAGAGGAGTTTCAGTCGTTCGTCACGCGGTCGACCAATGTGATTGAGCGAGCTTTAGCCGAGGACATTGACTTCCTGGTTGACTATGCTGGTGGGGACGGCGAAGACTTGGAATC TGATCTTCAGGCTGGTGAAAAGCTGAAACTCGGCCGCCAGTTCTTCGATGAAAGATGGTCAAAACACCGCACTGTGACCTGCATGGATTGGTCGACTCAGCATCCCGAGCTCCTCGTTGCGTCGTATAATAACAATGAGGAATCTCCCCATGAGCCGGACGGTGTCGCCCTCATCTGGAACATCAAGTTCAAGAAGACCACTCCGGAATATATCTTCCATTGTCAG TCGGCAGTGATGTCAACATGCTTTGCCAAGTTCCATCCAAACCTGGTGGTCGGCGGAACTTACTCTGGTCAGATAGTACTGTGGGATAACAGGAGTAATAAGCGTACGCCCGTACAGAGGACGCCACTCTCTGCAGCAGCTCATACG CATCCTGTATACTGTGTAAATGTGGTTGGTACCCAGAATGCCCACAACCTGATCAGCGTCTCCACTGATGGGAAAATGTGCTCATGGAGTCTGGACATGCTGTCTCAACCTCAG GACAGTATCGAGCTACAACACAAACAAACCAAGTCTGTGGCTGCAACTTGCTTCTCATTCTTGAGTGGTGACGTCAATAACTTTGTGGTCGGGAGTGAGGAAGGTGCTGTTTATACTGCCTGTAGGCACGGAAG CAAAGCAGGCATCAGTGATATGTTTGAAGGTCACCAGGGCCCAGTGACCGGGATTGACTGCCATAACGTACAGGGACAGATTGATTTCTCACAGCATTTCTTGACGTCGTCGTTTGATTGGACAGTGAAACTATGGAGCATGAAG GATCAGAAAGCCTTATATTCATTTGAAGACAACAGTGATTACGTTTACGATGTGTGCTGGTCACCTATTCACCCGGCGGTGTTTGCAAGTGTGGATGGCATGGGCCGATTGGATATATGGAATCTCAATAACGAGACAGAG GTTCCAACCACTAGTACTTACGTTGAGGGTAACACTGCACTGAACAGATGTCGCTGGCACCAGAGTGGACACCAGATCGCTGTTGGAGATGACATGGGAAAGATCCATATTTATGATCTAAATGAG CATATCGCCTCCCCCAAGGTTGATGAGTGGACCAAGTTTGCACAGACCTTGCAAGAGATTCGGAATAACGCTGCAGACCGCGATGAGGACTCTCAAAATATTACTTCACCCCTTCGATAG